One stretch of Euphorbia lathyris chromosome 7, ddEupLath1.1, whole genome shotgun sequence DNA includes these proteins:
- the LOC136201431 gene encoding vacuolar protein sorting-associated protein 35A-like isoform X2: MDGGRERTSCAMFLTRAQVVNCKDEIAQFYLMDCIIQVFPDEYHLQTLEVLLGACPQLQPFVDIKTAFEIDGEALKLRSFISPHIYSTFNNRDSTEDACLRC, encoded by the exons ATGGATGGGGGAAGAGAGAGGACAAGTTGTGCCATGTTTCTTACCAGAGCTCAG GTGGTGAATTGTAaagatgagattgctcagttcTACTTAATGGATTGCATTATTCAAGTCTTTCCAGATGAGTATCATTTGCAAACGCTAGAAGTTCTATTGGGTGCATGCCCCCAACTTCAG CCATTTGTGGACATCAAGACTGCTTTCGAGATTGATGGAGAGGCTCTCAAATTACGCAGCTTCATCTCTCCTCACATTTACTCTACATTTAATAATAGGGACTCTACAGAGGATGCATGTCTTCGGTGTTGA
- the LOC136201431 gene encoding vacuolar protein sorting-associated protein 35A-like isoform X1, with protein sequence MGEERGQVVPCFLPELSPFSGGRCHSLVIDSDIEKLHKIDQLWVVNCKDEIAQFYLMDCIIQVFPDEYHLQTLEVLLGACPQLQPFVDIKTAFEIDGEALKLRSFISPHIYSTFNNRDSTEDACLRC encoded by the exons ATGGGGGAAGAGAGAGGACAAGTTGTGCCATGTTTCTTACCAGAGCTCAG TCCATTCAGCGGTGGGAGATGTCATAGCCTTGTGATTGATTCAGATATTGAAAAGCTTCATAAAATCGATCAACTATGG GTGGTGAATTGTAaagatgagattgctcagttcTACTTAATGGATTGCATTATTCAAGTCTTTCCAGATGAGTATCATTTGCAAACGCTAGAAGTTCTATTGGGTGCATGCCCCCAACTTCAG CCATTTGTGGACATCAAGACTGCTTTCGAGATTGATGGAGAGGCTCTCAAATTACGCAGCTTCATCTCTCCTCACATTTACTCTACATTTAATAATAGGGACTCTACAGAGGATGCATGTCTTCGGTGTTGA